The following proteins come from a genomic window of Microbacterium sp. SY138:
- a CDS encoding MFS transporter, producing MTSAVSDRTSSARMPAEERRVLAGTLVGTSIEWYDFFIYAQAAGLVLAPLFLAPIAEESPGFAQVLSFATIGISFLFRPLGAIVAGHLGDKLGRKKMLVLTLIMMGLSTSLIGLLPTYAAIGVAAPILLILLRIVQGFSAGGEWGGAALMAVEHAPNNRRGLFGAFPQIGVPVGMILATSTLWVLTSSMSPEAFLEWGWRIPFLLSIVLIAVGYVIRRAVDESPVFEDLRRRRKEASAPLSRLFRQNTKQVVLTAIIFIANNAAGYLLIAFFATYAVTTLGMERPPVLLATTLASFGWLIFTLWGGHLSDRLGRIRTFQIGYVALALWAVPMWFLIDTANILWYFVALFVMTFALGLSYGPQAALYAEMFPANVRYSGVSIGYALGAILGGAFAPMIAEALMNQFHAAWTIGIYIAVAAVISLIGVSLVKETKGVDLHT from the coding sequence ATGACGTCAGCAGTGTCCGACCGCACCTCGTCCGCACGAATGCCCGCCGAAGAACGGAGGGTGCTCGCCGGCACCCTCGTCGGTACGTCGATCGAGTGGTACGACTTCTTCATCTACGCCCAGGCCGCAGGGCTGGTCCTCGCGCCCCTGTTCCTCGCCCCCATCGCCGAGGAGAGTCCCGGCTTCGCGCAGGTGCTCTCCTTCGCCACGATCGGCATCTCGTTCCTCTTCCGCCCCCTGGGGGCGATCGTCGCCGGCCACCTCGGCGACAAGCTCGGGCGCAAGAAGATGCTCGTGCTCACACTCATCATGATGGGACTGTCCACGTCTCTGATCGGTCTCCTGCCGACGTACGCGGCCATCGGCGTGGCCGCGCCCATCCTGCTCATCCTGCTCCGCATCGTGCAGGGGTTCTCCGCGGGTGGCGAGTGGGGCGGCGCGGCATTGATGGCAGTCGAGCATGCCCCGAACAACCGACGAGGGCTCTTCGGGGCCTTTCCGCAGATCGGCGTGCCTGTCGGCATGATCCTCGCGACCTCGACACTGTGGGTGCTCACCAGCTCGATGTCGCCGGAGGCCTTCCTCGAGTGGGGGTGGCGCATCCCGTTCCTGCTCTCGATCGTGCTCATCGCTGTCGGTTACGTGATCCGTCGCGCGGTCGACGAGAGCCCGGTCTTCGAGGATCTGCGACGTCGCCGCAAGGAGGCCTCCGCCCCGCTGAGCCGCCTGTTCCGCCAGAACACCAAGCAGGTCGTCCTCACCGCGATCATCTTCATCGCGAACAACGCGGCGGGCTACCTGCTCATCGCCTTCTTCGCGACCTACGCCGTCACGACGCTGGGCATGGAACGTCCGCCGGTGCTGCTGGCGACGACGCTCGCCTCGTTCGGCTGGCTCATCTTCACCCTGTGGGGCGGACATCTCTCCGATCGACTCGGCCGCATCCGCACGTTCCAGATCGGCTACGTGGCACTCGCGCTCTGGGCGGTGCCGATGTGGTTCCTGATCGATACCGCGAACATCCTCTGGTACTTCGTGGCGCTGTTCGTGATGACGTTCGCCCTCGGTTTGTCGTACGGCCCTCAGGCCGCCCTCTACGCGGAGATGTTCCCCGCGAACGTGCGCTACTCGGGCGTCTCGATCGGGTATGCCCTCGGGGCCATCCTCGGCGGAGCCTTCGCACCGATGA